CAGCGACGCGACCTTGGCGGCCTTCTCGTCGGGCAGCACGCCGGCGACGACCTCGTCGATGCCCAGCTTGGCGGCGACGGCGCGGGCTGTAGTCTCGCTGTCACCGGTGAGCATGACCACGTGCAACCCCTCCTCGTGGAGCGCGGCGATCGCCTCTGGCGTGCTCTCCTTGATGGGATCGGCCACGCCGATGATGCCGGCGAGCGAGCCGTCGACGGCGACGAACATCACCGTCTGCCCTTCACCCCGGAGCGCCTCGGCACGCTGCGAGAGCGGCCCTGGGTCCACCCCAACTTCAACCATCATCGCGAGGTTGCCGAGCGCCACGTCGTGTCCGTCGACGGTGCCGCCTACGCCTTTGCCCGTCACCGAGCCGAAGTCGTCGGCCTTGGGCAGCTCGTGCCCGCGCTCCTCAGCACCCCGGACGATGGCCTCGGCCAGCGGATGCTCACTGCCGCGCTCGAGGGCGGCGGCCAGACGCAGCAGCTCCGCCTCATCCATGCCGTCCGCGGGTTCGACCGCGACCAGCGCAGGTCGGCCTTCGGTTAGCGTCCCCGTCTTGTCGACAACCAGCGTGTCGACCTTCCGCAGCACCTCGATCGCTTCGGCGTTCTTGAAGAGCACCCCGAGCGATGCGCCCTTGCCGGTCGCCACCATGATCGACATGGGCGTGGCCAGACCAAGGGCGCAAGGGCACGCAATGATGAGCACCGCAACGGCGTTGATGAGGGCGTAGGCCATCGGGGGCTCCGGGCCAACGAGTGCCCACACGATGAAGGTCGCGATCGCGATGATGACGACCGCAGGCACAAAATAGGACGACACGAGGTCAGCGAGCTTCTGAATGGGCGCGCGGCTCCGCTGAGCCTCGGCGACCATGGTCACGATCCGAGAGAGCAACGTCTCGGCGCCGACCTTCTCTGCACGCATCACGAGCCCCCCGGTGCCGTTGATGGTGGCGCCAATGACCTTGGCGCCGGGGCTCTTCTCTACGGGGATCGGCTCACCGGTCACCATCGACTCGTCGACGTGGCTGGTTCCCTCGAGCACCTCACCGTCGACGGGCACCTTCTCGCCTGGGCGGACGCGCAGACGATCGCCTTCGCGCACCTGGTCGAGGGGGACATCCTCCTCGCTGCCGTCGTCGCGAATGAGCCGAGCCGTCTTCGCTGCCATCCCGAGCAGCTTTTTGATGGCTGCGCTGGTCTGGCTACGGGCCTTCAGCTCGAGGACCTGGCCGAGCAGGATCAGCGTCACGATGACGCCAGCCGCCTCGAAGTACACGGCGACCTCGCCGCCGTGACCGCGGAACGAGTCGGGGAAGATGCCTGGAAGGAGCGTGGCGATGAGGCTGTAGACGTAGGCGACGCTGACGCCGAGCCCGATCAGCGTGAACATGTTGAGGCTCATGTTCTTCACCGAGCGAACCGCGCGCACGTAGAAGGGCCACGCCGACCAGAGACAGACCGGGGTGGCGAGCGCCAACTCGATGAACGCCCGTGTTCGTCCGGGCAGGACGCTGGAGATCGGCCGGCTCGGGAGCATGTCGATCATGACGATGGTCACGAGCGGCAGCGAGAGTGCGGCGGCGAACCAGAAGCGTCGCGTCATGTCGCGCAGTTCCGGGTTGTCCTCTTCCTCGTCGAGCGTCACGGTGCGCGGCTCGAGGGCCATGCCGCAGATCGGACAGTCACCCGGCTCGTCCCGAACAATCTCGGGGTGCATCGGGCAGGTCCACTCCGTCTTCGTCGCCAGCACCGGCACGCCCTTGGCTTCCAGCGCCATCCCGCACTTCGGACAGTCGCCCGGGCCGATCTGCTCGACCTCGGGGTGCATCGGGCAGGTGAACACCGTGCCCGCAGGTGCCTCGTCGGCCTCGTGGTCGTCCAGGTTGAGGTAGCGGTCAGGGTCGGTGGCGAACTTCTCTCGGCAGCGTCCTGAGCAGAAGAAGTATGTCTCGCCGTCGTGCTCGTGTCGGTGTTTGCTGTCCTCGGTGACCTTCATCCCGCAGACGGGATCTCGGAGCGCAGCGCCGTCACGGCCGCCGTGTTCGTGGTCGTGGTGGTGTTCGTGGCTCATGAGGTCCTCGTCAGCAGTTGCAGTTCTTTTCGAAGACCCGAACGAGCTCCGCGATCTTCGCTGTCCGGTCGTCCTCGTCGTCGCTCTCGAACGCGCCGGTGACGCAGGTCTGGATGTGGGACTCGAGCAGCATCTTGCTGACCTTCGCCAGGGCGGCGCGGGCCGCAGAGATCTGCATCAGCACGTCGATGCAGTAGCGGTCGTCCTCGACCATCTTCTGGATGCCGGACACCTGCCCGGCGACCCGCTTGAGGCGGGCTTCGATCTTCTCTTTCGTGTCAGGGCTCATCATGGGGCGTTTCCTCGGCAGCGCATAGTACTCATACCCGGGCATGGGTATATTGGACGCAAAGGATGTCCGCGTCAAGGAGGCATTTTGTGGCCTCCGGCCGTCCCACTCTCGCCGGGCTAACCATCGGCTCTCTGGTGTGAACCGGCTTTTCGGCGTCTGGCGGCGTCTCTGAGGCCCAAGAGCACTCAAAGAGCACCGTTCTCGGTCCGGCGACGAGGCGAGGTACTCTGGCGCCGCCCGACCAGAGAGCACACCCGGCGAAGGGACACCGCCCGCAAACCCGCACCAGCAGGGCAGATACGACAAGACCCCCGCCGGCATCGCCGACGAGGGTCCTGTTAAGAGAAAGGCCCAAGCATTTCTGCTTGGGCTTTTTGAAGCTCCGGCTGCTAGATTCGAACTAGCGACCAATCGGTTAACAGCCGATTGCTCTACCACTGAGCTAAGCCGGAAGACCGTCAAGTGACGGGGTAGGAATGCTAGTGTTTTCGCGCAGCCTGTCAACCTCTTTTTTGCACTTTTGACCAAATTTTCTTTGAGGAGTGTCGCATGTTGAACTGGCCCGAGGAAGAATGGGAGCGCCAAGCGCCACTCATCGAACTCACGCCCCTAGAAGTTCAGAATCTAATGACCGAAGCTGGACTTGGTGAAGTGCGCCACTATCGAGGCATGGATGGTGGAAAGTTCAACACGAATTTCGAGGTCTTAGGGTATGATTATCATGTGGTGATTCGCATCTACGAACGCGATCCGTTGGGACTCGCTCGGGACGAGGCACTAGAAAAAATACTCCCCTCCGAGCTTCCCCGTCCAAAGCTGATACACGCCGTTCATGGCGAAAGGCCCATCGGCGTGTTTGAGTTCAAACACGGCGTCAAACCTCATGAGCTTGAGTGCCCCACGCCTCAAGACATAGAAACTGTGGCGTTTTACATCGGCGAGTTGATAAGTGGTTACGCGGGAGCCAAGAGCTTTGAAGAGCACGGATTGCTCGATGGCAATCTGGAGCTCAGCAAACGATTTGGAACGCTCGAATCCTCCTTTGAAGACTTCATCGAATGGTCCCTTTCCAAAGGTCGTGCAGGCGGCCGTATGGGGCCTGCAAGAGCTGCGAAGCTTGAATCCCTAGCCCAACGCCACGCACAACTCCTAAGGGCCCTAGACGGCCAATACGGACTTCTTCATGGCGATCTGAAATTCTCGAACATCTTGGTGGACGCCGAGACGCTCAAAGTCAGTGCTCTACTCGATTGGGAGTTCGTCTATTCTGGGGCTCCGTTGCTCGATCTGGCGATCTTCCTGCGGCACAGCTCGAAGCTATCGCCTCTAAGCAAAGGCGCCATCGCCGGCTTTGAGTCTTCTGGAGCGACTGTCACGAATGAGTGGTGGGAGACGCTTCGACTCTGGGATCTGATGAACCTCTGTGGGTTCTTGAACGGCTCACAGCATCGCCAAAAGACCTTTGACCATGTGCTCCAACTCCTCGATCGAAATCTCGCGGAAATCGAGGAGCTATCGGGTTAGAATCATCACGCCCATCATGGTCCAGAGCAGCGCGAAGAAAATGATCAGAATGACAGTGATACTGGTGAAAATGGACCTGGGTGTCCCCGTAATATTCGCCTTATCCGCCGCTCGACCGACGATATTGAACGCCACAAAAGCCATGAAGATGTTGATGGCAAGCGTGGCCACTGGAGTGGCTTCCCAGGCATAGCGAGGCCAATCCAAGGCGATGGCGCGGATGGCGTAGGTCAGGCCTACGCACACCGAGGTCTGGATGAGCAGTGCCAATCCTCCGCCAAGCCAGGCTACCAGCGGCTTCGGTCTTTTTTCACTCATTCGAGTACCCCAATGCTTTCCAATCGAGCTGGACCTGGTCTACCCGGCGTCCACCGGCGAGTTTCCTGAGTAACAAGTCGTGGTTGAAGTCCTCGGAGTTTGGCGCCTTGACCCAGAAGATTGGGTGACCTTCACCACTTCGGACTTCAATAGGCCCGAACTCAATGAGCAACTCTGGGATCCCGTCTGATTCAACACTTCTTTCGAGCGCCAAACACACCTCAGCTACACTCACCTCCCCTCCCTTCACCTTTGGACTTCCCCAAGTAGAAAACTCCAATACCAGCGCCTCGATCATGGTGTGCAGCTCGCCCTCCCACTTTGCGTCCGAGTCCGAAAAATCCTTAAAGCCCGCGGCTTCGAAACACTGATCGTGGTCGACTGGTGCGGGCCAAATCGCTGTGGTGACAAAATCCAAGTCCCCCTCGACCATTCCCCAACAAAGTCGCTCAACTCCGCCTTTCTTCACTGCCTCCTCTTGAACCAAGACGAACGGGCTTACGATCAAGGTCGCAAACCGAGTGTCTTCGTCTCTCCACCTCTCAAGTGTCGCGCGGTCGGGACGAGTCAAGGCACCAGACTGCACCCAATTCCCCACGCGCGCACCGTCATCGGATGCGATCGCCTCCGCCACATCCAAGAGAGGTAAGCCTACAACCAGGAAAACAGCCTCACGCACCACATGCGGTTTAACGGCCTCCCATGCTACGTCTCGAAGGAGTTCACCTGCTAGTTTTTGTCTCAATTCACTCATTCTAAGCTCTTCAAACCGTCTGAAACACTGGAATAAACGCGCCTTGCCCGCTATGGTGGCTCGCGTTTTAGAACCCCAAAGTCCAAAGCCTTATGCCTCAGGAAGACCCGATTCTCTACTCTTTTCGACGCTGCCCTTACGCCATGCGCGCAAGACTCGCGCTGACCGCCTCCGAGCAAAAGGTGGAACATCGCGAAGTGGTCCTTCGAAACAAGCCTCAAGCCCTTCTCGATGCGTCTCCCAAAGGCACGGTTCCCGTGCTGGTTCTACCCGATGGGCCGGTGTTGGATGAAAGTCTCGACATTATGCTCTGGGCGCTCAATCAAAATGACCCGGAATCATGGCTGCCTGACGCTCAGAAACACGAGAGCGCAATGGCCTTGATTCGGCAGAATGATGGCCCGTTTAAAGCTGCACTCGACCGCTACAAATATCCAGACCGCTACGCAGCGGCATCAAGCGAGGAGGCCCGCGAACAAGCGTGCAGAATCATTGAAGGGCTGGACGAGAAACTCTCGCAGCACGCGTGGCTCTTGGGCGAAAGTGCGGGACTTGCAGATATGGCCATCCTACCGTTCGTCCGGCAATTTGCGCACGTGGATCGCGACTGGTTCTATGCACAACCCTGGCAGGCAACCATCAGTTGGCTGGACCGATTCAAGGCTTCTGAAATCTTCAAAACCATCATGAAAAAACACGAGGCGTGGACTCCATGAAAAAGGCAATACTCACCTTGTGCGTGCTGGCGACTTTTGGGTGCGAGGACGACCCCGCGGACCCAAAGCCAGACCTCGGAGAAAGCGATATGACCTCTATGGATCAATCCGATGACGGGCCCGCGATGACCGATTGCGAACCAATTCCTTCCGGTTTTGATTCATGGGAGCACAAAGGGTCCGAAGCGCGTGTTGACGTAGCCCTAGGTTCAGACTGTGAGCGCACCTATACCTTGACCTCAAATGCACCGCGGCGAGACAATCTGCCCGAGTCACCGCGACGTATCACCGAAGACCCAAATGCGGCGCACTTGAGGACCGCAAGTCCCATGTTTGATGCGCTCTACGCCCTGGCCCTAGAAGAAGTCAGAGAGCTTTCAGTGGACCAGATCCGAGATGGAGCCTTCAACAACGGAGACCCCGTTGATTGTGGTGGTTGTTTTGAGACGGGCGCCAAATGGAACTACGTCTGGACGCGTGACACTGCCTATGCGGTGGACCTCGCCCTCGGTGCAGTAGAGCCGCAACGCTCCAAGAACTCTTTGGCCTTCAAGACTGCCCTTCGAAGGGATACAGGCGAGCGGCAAATCGTTCAGGATACGGGTACCGGCGGGTCCTATCCGATTTCCACGGACCGAGTCTCGTGGGCGTTGGGCGCACGGTCTGTGCTCTACTCCTTGAGCGAGGCCGAACGAGGCGAGTTTGAGGATTTAATCTGGGAGTCCCTGACCAACACCATCGAACACGACCGCGAGGTTGTTTGGGACCCGACGGACGGTCTCTACAGAGGTGAAACCTCCTTCTTAGACTGGCGCGAACAGACCTATCCAGGGTGGACCGCACAAGACACGGTTCAGATAGGCATGTCCAAGTCGCTGAGCACCAACATCTTGCATGCGAACGCACTTAGACTCGCGGCGGAGCTAGCCATTCAGCGCGAAGAACCCGATTTGGCTACGAAGTATTACGAGTGGGCGAGCCTCCTAGACACCGCAATCATCAACACATTTTGGAAGGAAGACGAAGGCCTTTTTCACGCCTACACACACAACGACCTCGCCCCATCTTCGGTGGCGACTTACGATTTGCTAGGCTTATCGCTGGCCATACTGAGCGATGACTTCCCCGGATATTTTTCGACACTGATACTCAACAACTTTCCTCATTATGGGGCAGGCGCGCCGGTTGTTGCACCGCAACAACAGTTCACCCCCATCTACCATAACCGGGGAGAATGGCCCTTTGTGAGTTCTTATTGGTTACTCGCAGCAGCCAAGGAGAAGCATGCACCCGTGTTCGACAGAATGTTCAATGCGCTCGTCCGAGGTGCGGCGATGAACCTCTCCAACATGGAGAATTTCGAGGCTCAAACGGGACTTCCATGGGTTGACGATGGCGAGTATTCCGGACCGGTGGTCAATTCACAGCGCCAACTCTGGAGCGTTGCAGGGTACCTCGGTATGGTCAACCGTGGGATCTTCGGAATCCAAACCACGGAATTGGGCATAGAATTCAAACCATTCATCAGCAAAGCTGTCGCGGATAAATTGTTCGGTGAAAATAGGTCAATTACACTTAATAACTATCCCTTCCGCAACAAAACAATAAATATAACGCTAGAGCTTCCTGACACCATCGATCCGTTAATCGAAGACACCCATAACGGCTTTGAGCTTGGTGGCCTGTTTCTCGGGAACGCACTCCTCGGAGGAGGCATTCTCACCCACGAAGGACTTGAGGATGGAAGTGATGTGCTCATAATTTTACAAGCACATAACCCGGAAGAGCCACAAACAATTAATGTTATTGACCAAGAGAACTGGCGAGCAGTTTTTAAACCACGGCCGCCAGAAATAGTTTCAGTGAATGAAGACCAGACCTCACTAACCTTGAGCTTCAACGCCTCCGAAGAACTCGTCGAAGACATCTCCTTTACGGTGTATCGAGACGGCGTGATGGTCGCTTCAGAAATTGAGGGAGACGCGACAACGTGGGTCGATCCGGCGTTTGACCCTGCTTCCGACCAGACACCTTGTTACACCGTGAGCACAACGTATCAGGACTCAGGAAATGAGTCACACCCTTCAAAACCTGTGTGTTGGTGGGGTTCAGAATTTGAGCGAGTGAGATCATTCAGCGCTCAAGAGTTTGAAGTCACCGGAGGCACCCCGGTCACGAATCACGGCCGCTTTCACTATGAAGGCTGGGGAAGCCCTGACCACACCATTTCAGTGCTTGAATTCAGTCCCAATAAGACGGGCAAGCACCTCCTTCAAGTGGTCTATGGCAACGGTGCCGGCCCGATTAACACAGGAATCACCTGCGGCGTAAAGCGCATCGACGTTATCGACACAACCACACAAGAAGCGGTCGGCGCGGGCTACCTGGTGATGCCTCATTTAGGAGATTGGGGTCGGTGGGCTGAATCGAACTTCGTAGCGGTTGAACTCAATGAATCGAACACATACGAGATTCGGATTAGTGGTGAGGGGCGCGCTCAAAACATGTCCATCTTGGAGCATTTTGATGCCTACACGGGTGGACTTGGAGGAGAACAGCCCTTCAACGATGTCAACATCGCCGAGCTGAAAATCCTATCCCTCTAGGACTCGGCGAATCGTGGTGAGTAGGGTCTCGGCGGTGTAAGGCTTCGGCACAAAATCCTTGACCCCGGCGTCAACTGCCTTTGCCACGTTACCATTGGCATCAAGACCACTTGACCCCACAATTTTGACGTCTGGATCTATGGATCGAAGCGCCACAATGGTGGCCGGGCCGTCCATGACGGGCATGGCCATATCCGTGATGACGAGCGCTATTTCGTTTCGCTGCTGTGCATAGAGCGAGACCGCCTCAGCCCCGTTTTTAGCTAGGATTACCCGATGACCAAATCGCTCTAAAGTGCGCTCGGAGACGTTTCGAATGGTGTCCTCGTCGTCAACTACAAGAATAAGTTCACCTCGTCCTCGTGGAAGCTGCGTCTGTGCAAGCGCGACCTCTTCGGAGTCCGCACTCGACGCGATTGCGGGGAGGTAGACCTTGAACTTCGTCCCCTTGCCCTCTTCACTGTAGACATGAATAAAGCCACCGTGCTGAAGAATAATCGAGTGAACCGTTGAGAGCCCAAGACCAGTTCCCTGGCCCACCTCCTTCGTCGTGAAGAACGGCTCGAACATTCGATCGAGAACCTCAGGAGGCATGCCAGTGCCAGTATCTTCGACCACGATATGCACGTAGGGGCCAGGCGCCGCCTCGGGATTCATATCCGAATACACTTCATCCAAAACGACGTGCGTAAGGCTCAAGGAGAGCACACCACCGCCTGGCATGGCATCGCGCGCGTTGATACAGAGATTCACCAGAACTTGATGTAGCTGTGTCGGGTCCGCCTGTACTTTCCAGAGGTTCTCTGGGCCTTCGAACCTGAAATCAATGTTCTTTGGGAAGGTGTCCCTCGCGATCTTTTGAACGTCTTTTGCGACTAACCCAATGTCCACGGGCATATGCCCACCGTCAGCCCCCCGCGCAAACGTGAGCAATTGCCTCACCATCGCGGCACCGCGCGCAGCACTCATCTCAATGTTGCTGAGATCGCGAAGTCGGCTCTCGTCGTCTTCGTCTTCCTTGAGCAGCGTTACTGACATCATGATTGGCGTCAGCATATTGTTCAGGTCGTGAGCAACGCCGCCGGCGAGCGTTCCTACAGTCTCCATTCGTTGGGCGCGGAGGAACTTCTTCTCCAGGCGCTTTTTCTCAGAGATGTCGGTATTGATGGCGAGGATTGACTTGGGTGTCCCATCGTCTTCGCGCACAAGAGACCAATGCCCCTCTATCGTCACTGTGGATCCGTCGCGAGTCTCTTGTTCTAGCTCACCGACCCATTCCCCATTTTTGAGCGTCTCGCCGACGGCCTGATAGAATTGGGCTGGATCTTTGAAAAGCAAACGGTCCAGCCGCTGCCCCTCCGCCTCTTCCGCTGACCAGCCGTAGAGCCGCTCAGCGCTTTTGTTCCAAAATTGCACACGGTGGTCTAGGTCCCTCACGATAATCGCATCCTGAGCTTTATCAAGGAGCGTGGCGAGCTCTTCGAGCCGAGCCTGAGCTCTGCGGGCCCGTGTTATGTCGCTCATGCCTCCGACCATTCTAAGCGCCCGTCCATCAGCATCGCGAATAATGAAGCCACGGTCAGACACGATGAGCTCGGAGCCATCTTTGTGGATGTAGCGATACTCGTCCGACCATGTGTCTTTTCCATTTTCGATCGCGTCAAAAATCGCGTTTACGACACGTTCGCGGTCCTCTTCATGGATGTGATCGGTCCATGAAGCCACACCTTCC
This Microvenator marinus DNA region includes the following protein-coding sequences:
- a CDS encoding DUF2288 family protein, whose translation is MSELRQKLAGELLRDVAWEAVKPHVVREAVFLVVGLPLLDVAEAIASDDGARVGNWVQSGALTRPDRATLERWRDEDTRFATLIVSPFVLVQEEAVKKGGVERLCWGMVEGDLDFVTTAIWPAPVDHDQCFEAAGFKDFSDSDAKWEGELHTMIEALVLEFSTWGSPKVKGGEVSVAEVCLALERSVESDGIPELLIEFGPIEVRSGEGHPIFWVKAPNSEDFNHDLLLRKLAGGRRVDQVQLDWKALGYSNE
- a CDS encoding metal-sensitive transcriptional regulator, producing the protein MMSPDTKEKIEARLKRVAGQVSGIQKMVEDDRYCIDVLMQISAARAALAKVSKMLLESHIQTCVTGAFESDDEDDRTAKIAELVRVFEKNCNC
- a CDS encoding heavy metal translocating P-type ATPase; amino-acid sequence: MSHEHHHDHEHGGRDGAALRDPVCGMKVTEDSKHRHEHDGETYFFCSGRCREKFATDPDRYLNLDDHEADEAPAGTVFTCPMHPEVEQIGPGDCPKCGMALEAKGVPVLATKTEWTCPMHPEIVRDEPGDCPICGMALEPRTVTLDEEEDNPELRDMTRRFWFAAALSLPLVTIVMIDMLPSRPISSVLPGRTRAFIELALATPVCLWSAWPFYVRAVRSVKNMSLNMFTLIGLGVSVAYVYSLIATLLPGIFPDSFRGHGGEVAVYFEAAGVIVTLILLGQVLELKARSQTSAAIKKLLGMAAKTARLIRDDGSEEDVPLDQVREGDRLRVRPGEKVPVDGEVLEGTSHVDESMVTGEPIPVEKSPGAKVIGATINGTGGLVMRAEKVGAETLLSRIVTMVAEAQRSRAPIQKLADLVSSYFVPAVVIIAIATFIVWALVGPEPPMAYALINAVAVLIIACPCALGLATPMSIMVATGKGASLGVLFKNAEAIEVLRKVDTLVVDKTGTLTEGRPALVAVEPADGMDEAELLRLAAALERGSEHPLAEAIVRGAEERGHELPKADDFGSVTGKGVGGTVDGHDVALGNLAMMVEVGVDPGPLSQRAEALRGEGQTVMFVAVDGSLAGIIGVADPIKESTPEAIAALHEEGLHVVMLTGDSETTARAVAAKLGIDEVVAGVLPDEKAAKVASLQGEGRVVAMAGDGINDAPALARADVGIAMGTGTDVAMESAGVTLVKGDLRGIVRARKLSRQTMANIRQNLFFAFAYNTAGVPIAAGVLYPFFGILLSPMFAAAAMSLSSVSVIGNALRLRSSDL
- a CDS encoding hybrid sensor histidine kinase/response regulator encodes the protein MGQNENEEGANLRSITRNLRLAQRMARMGSWELDLTSRDLYWSDETYRIFGYEVGTPVTYGHFKVRVHPDDLEPFEQLNDLAIRGEIQLDIVHRIILEDGSMRWVREQGELEEMDAEGKLRFSGVVVDVTEQHLHEAFLKWEANSLHSIISGASLKELVDQMLGDTREFLPTKRSSVYVVHNEAVLISCLGGECTEFARLATAVARARTSTVSIPWCHYLFEHEGAHFVLVVEPHYEHEPEAIELRLLERFAQILEVGCQKISGEEELRESETVLSIASRVSKLGAWRVDLERRTYWWSDEVRRIHDLGPKDVLPKLESLLDFYHPSDRQRVEAAFVACMGSAEPFEIEVRFVSRLGTIKWVRTIAEARKNTQGQVVELYGAIQDITESKEYQEKLASSEEKFRILSNATNDAIWDWDLTTEAVWWNDGYVRLFGYTLEEGVASWTDHIHEEDRERVVNAIFDAIENGKDTWSDEYRYIHKDGSELIVSDRGFIIRDADGRALRMVGGMSDITRARRAQARLEELATLLDKAQDAIIVRDLDHRVQFWNKSAERLYGWSAEEAEGQRLDRLLFKDPAQFYQAVGETLKNGEWVGELEQETRDGSTVTIEGHWSLVREDDGTPKSILAINTDISEKKRLEKKFLRAQRMETVGTLAGGVAHDLNNMLTPIMMSVTLLKEDEDDESRLRDLSNIEMSAARGAAMVRQLLTFARGADGGHMPVDIGLVAKDVQKIARDTFPKNIDFRFEGPENLWKVQADPTQLHQVLVNLCINARDAMPGGGVLSLSLTHVVLDEVYSDMNPEAAPGPYVHIVVEDTGTGMPPEVLDRMFEPFFTTKEVGQGTGLGLSTVHSIILQHGGFIHVYSEEGKGTKFKVYLPAIASSADSEEVALAQTQLPRGRGELILVVDDEDTIRNVSERTLERFGHRVILAKNGAEAVSLYAQQRNEIALVITDMAMPVMDGPATIVALRSIDPDVKIVGSSGLDANGNVAKAVDAGVKDFVPKPYTAETLLTTIRRVLEG
- a CDS encoding phosphotransferase family protein; the encoded protein is MLNWPEEEWERQAPLIELTPLEVQNLMTEAGLGEVRHYRGMDGGKFNTNFEVLGYDYHVVIRIYERDPLGLARDEALEKILPSELPRPKLIHAVHGERPIGVFEFKHGVKPHELECPTPQDIETVAFYIGELISGYAGAKSFEEHGLLDGNLELSKRFGTLESSFEDFIEWSLSKGRAGGRMGPARAAKLESLAQRHAQLLRALDGQYGLLHGDLKFSNILVDAETLKVSALLDWEFVYSGAPLLDLAIFLRHSSKLSPLSKGAIAGFESSGATVTNEWWETLRLWDLMNLCGFLNGSQHRQKTFDHVLQLLDRNLAEIEELSG
- a CDS encoding glutathione S-transferase; the encoded protein is MPQEDPILYSFRRCPYAMRARLALTASEQKVEHREVVLRNKPQALLDASPKGTVPVLVLPDGPVLDESLDIMLWALNQNDPESWLPDAQKHESAMALIRQNDGPFKAALDRYKYPDRYAAASSEEAREQACRIIEGLDEKLSQHAWLLGESAGLADMAILPFVRQFAHVDRDWFYAQPWQATISWLDRFKASEIFKTIMKKHEAWTP